From the Planktothricoides raciborskii GIHE-MW2 genome, the window TATTGAAAATCCCAGAAAATTCAACGATTCAAAAAAGTTAATAAAATAAAATAAATATAGTGATGTCAGTTTACCTACCGATCGCTCCGCTAAAAGGCTCACAGCCTTCTTTAGTCTACTCCATTGAATCGAGAACCCCTATTATATGAGATATTTGAGTGTAATTAAAAGAAAGCTTTTTAAGTGGTTCCTGTTTTTGCGAGAAAAACTAACGGCTACTTGGAATCCAGAAAAAAAATACTTCCTTAACGATGATTATCCACTAATTAAGAACGACGTTCCATTGAATAGCAATTTTAATATAGACTATACAGTTTTACGGGATTTGCTTGCAAGTGGAAAGTGGAGAGCAGCTAATGATGAAACTAACAGAATTGTGGGTAGAATAGCCTGGTTGAATCGGAGAAGAGAAGGAGGATCGGGACGTTACTTTGGAAATCCTAACATGACACATCTAGACAGAATCGATACCTTTTACTTTCCTAGGTCTGATCTTCATACTATTGATCGATTATGGGTCAAGTTCAGTAGAGGACGCTTTGGCTTCAGCGTACAAAAGAGAATTTGGCTAAGTATGGGGGGTGAAATAAAACAAGCTATTAAAAGTTATAGCCTTCAGCAATATTATTTAGGTGTGAATTTTGAAAAGAAATTACAACAATATGAAGTAATATACGATCGAATAACTTTCGATATTAAGGCTTGTCCGGGACATCTCCCTGCTTTGGCAGAGCTTTTCTTGGGCAATGACAATCAAAGCAATCCGCATATCTACACTGAAAAAATATTGAGTCATTTCCAACTACAATATTTTTTTCATCAACTTTAGCCTCTACTATAGCAGTCCTAAATCAGTTGTGGTAAAACTCCATAATAATTTTGGTAAAATCCACGGCAATTTCCCAAGCCCCATGCAAATTGCCCCGTGTGATTTCTAAATCGGCTTGTTTGATGAAGTCTTCCGCTATTTTATGGGTCATATTTGTTAATGGTTTTTTTGATAATTTTATTTGACAACATTTTTGATTTTAACCACAAAGACACAAAGAACACAAAGAGATAAATGGTTTAGTCAGGGCGAAGCATATAGCCTACCCTGATGCCGCTTCGCGTCTACGGCATCGAAATTACCACAAGGATTTTTAAGTAGGTGGGCAGAAATAAATGCACCATAGACCCCATTAAAATAAAAACTGTCATTCCCGCGAAGGCGGGAATCCACGGATTTACGGCGGGGAACGAAAAGTGCAATTAATTATCTTCACCTACTTACATTTTACCACAGAGACACAGAGAACACGGAGGGCATATCTTTGTGTCCTTTGT encodes:
- a CDS encoding GUN4 domain-containing protein; the encoded protein is MSVIKRKLFKWFLFLREKLTATWNPEKKYFLNDDYPLIKNDVPLNSNFNIDYTVLRDLLASGKWRAANDETNRIVGRIAWLNRRREGGSGRYFGNPNMTHLDRIDTFYFPRSDLHTIDRLWVKFSRGRFGFSVQKRIWLSMGGEIKQAIKSYSLQQYYLGVNFEKKLQQYEVIYDRITFDIKACPGHLPALAELFLGNDNQSNPHIYTEKILSHFQLQYFFHQL